The following coding sequences are from one Rathayibacter sp. VKM Ac-2760 window:
- a CDS encoding GIY-YIG nuclease family protein: protein MTAIVPLNDLVTAAVHTLSGERWAITGAGGRVPARPGLYAIYGDDQTWARLALEAAFGRPLFVGKAEDSLVSRDPNGHFAMNPRSKPQTGSSTVRRSFAALLRASLQLEAVPRNLANPERFANYALAPGGDERLTLWMHTRLTLAAWPVPVCMPVPLKEVETAVIEHLTPPLNIDKNPRRLARLSRARAEMAAEASRWRPT, encoded by the coding sequence ATGACCGCGATCGTCCCGCTCAATGACCTCGTCACAGCCGCGGTCCACACGCTGAGCGGAGAACGCTGGGCGATCACCGGCGCAGGCGGGCGCGTGCCGGCACGGCCCGGCCTGTATGCGATCTACGGCGATGACCAGACTTGGGCAAGACTCGCGCTCGAGGCTGCGTTTGGGCGGCCTCTCTTCGTCGGCAAGGCGGAGGACAGCCTGGTCTCCCGAGACCCCAATGGTCACTTCGCGATGAACCCGCGGTCGAAGCCGCAAACCGGGAGCTCAACGGTGCGACGCTCGTTCGCCGCGCTCCTTCGAGCATCGCTGCAACTGGAGGCTGTTCCTCGAAACCTTGCCAATCCCGAGCGGTTCGCGAACTACGCGCTCGCGCCCGGCGGCGACGAGCGGCTGACCCTGTGGATGCACACGCGACTGACGCTCGCGGCGTGGCCCGTACCCGTGTGCATGCCAGTCCCTTTAAAGGAGGTCGAGACCGCGGTGATCGAGCACCTCACGCCGCCGCTGAACATCGACAAGAACCCTAGGCGCCTCGCACGCCTCAGCCGTGCACGTGCAGAGATGGCAGCGGAAGCCTCGCGTTGGCGACCCACCTGA
- a CDS encoding OmpA family protein, whose protein sequence is MTSHTSLSRRLIGALAASLLLVGTAACTSAPNDSTETTTASAPTYQLTAEARDACSAVLERENPDASKHLIIIDDSTASRAPSPMPPDLAEAITDTSVSDGSVSVIAVDGEGEEPALLAKYAALSTPGDRTRPSVGELADVMPSCVDQVLLSQVAPTAPGTDLHRALALASELTTVTSEVWLRTDLVSTNGPFALDNDLLALEPAEAGRRIASAAPIDFDGAALHIIGIGTTNEPLLTANREWLRDLATQLCSSWNATGCEGITATPGKAGDVSEGLPEDHLPTFPSVVSDPTAGGCTFEAPASIVFAGDSSALRDDASIAFANAIALMLANPTSTATIVGHTASSAAASDEGDRVLSEMRADAVLAFFVAAGVDDDRLTALGVGDSQPKVEDLDENGEQIAAAAATERRVDILVEGTGCSA, encoded by the coding sequence GTGACCTCTCACACTTCTCTCTCTCGGCGCCTGATCGGCGCCCTCGCTGCCTCGCTGCTCCTCGTTGGAACGGCAGCTTGCACGTCCGCGCCGAACGACTCCACGGAGACCACCACCGCCTCGGCCCCGACATATCAGCTCACCGCCGAGGCGCGCGATGCCTGCTCCGCGGTGCTCGAGCGCGAGAACCCCGACGCATCGAAGCACCTCATCATCATCGATGACTCCACAGCCTCCAGAGCCCCGAGCCCGATGCCCCCGGACCTGGCCGAGGCAATCACGGACACAAGCGTGAGCGATGGTTCAGTGAGCGTGATCGCGGTCGACGGCGAGGGTGAAGAACCGGCTCTGCTGGCGAAGTACGCCGCGCTCAGCACCCCAGGTGATCGGACCCGTCCGTCTGTAGGCGAGCTCGCCGATGTGATGCCGAGCTGCGTCGACCAGGTCCTGCTGTCGCAGGTCGCGCCCACCGCCCCCGGGACAGACCTCCACCGAGCGCTCGCACTCGCCTCCGAATTGACGACCGTCACCAGTGAGGTCTGGTTGCGGACCGATCTGGTCTCCACCAACGGACCGTTCGCACTCGATAACGATCTCCTCGCCCTCGAACCGGCGGAGGCGGGCCGCCGCATCGCTTCGGCGGCTCCAATCGATTTCGACGGCGCAGCCCTACACATCATCGGCATCGGCACGACGAATGAGCCGTTGCTGACAGCCAACCGCGAGTGGCTCCGCGACCTCGCGACCCAGCTGTGCAGCTCGTGGAACGCCACGGGGTGCGAGGGGATCACGGCCACTCCCGGGAAGGCTGGTGACGTGTCCGAGGGCCTTCCCGAAGATCACCTTCCGACATTCCCGTCGGTCGTCTCCGACCCCACTGCCGGAGGTTGCACCTTCGAAGCGCCCGCAAGCATCGTTTTCGCAGGCGACTCGTCCGCCCTTCGCGACGACGCCTCGATCGCCTTCGCGAACGCGATCGCCCTGATGCTCGCAAACCCGACCTCGACGGCGACCATTGTCGGGCACACTGCCAGCTCGGCTGCCGCATCGGACGAGGGAGATCGTGTGCTCTCTGAGATGAGAGCCGATGCCGTGCTGGCGTTCTTCGTAGCCGCCGGTGTCGATGACGACCGCTTGACAGCCCTCGGCGTCGGCGATTCGCAGCCGAAGGTCGAGGACCTCGACGAGAACGGCGAGCAGATCGCGGCAGCTGCGGCGACCGAACGCCGGGTCGACATCCTTGTGGAGGGAACGGGCTGCAGCGCATGA